In the genome of Porphyrobacter sp. ULC335, one region contains:
- a CDS encoding CpaD family pilus assembly protein, whose amino-acid sequence MPNARQIRLARVLAPQAKLALALTLGLGLAGCGGMPTNTALYSVKQPVVERTNMTLDVATTTAGLPISEQQRLNGWFETMDLRYGDRIAIENPGQNPAVANAISDLAARYGLMLSATAPVTSGFLQPGQARVVITRATASVPGCPDWSAKSDMNYNNATSPGYGCAINSNLAAMIADPQDLLEGKKGASETVIATSNKAISTYREMAPTGKDGLQDAGTAATGGGN is encoded by the coding sequence ATGCCCAATGCACGACAAATCCGGCTGGCCCGCGTGCTTGCCCCCCAAGCGAAGCTCGCTCTCGCGCTGACGCTCGGCCTCGGCCTGGCCGGCTGCGGTGGGATGCCCACCAACACTGCGCTTTACAGCGTGAAGCAGCCGGTGGTGGAACGCACCAACATGACGCTTGATGTGGCGACGACCACGGCGGGCTTGCCGATCTCCGAACAGCAGCGCCTCAACGGCTGGTTCGAGACGATGGACCTGCGCTACGGGGATCGCATCGCGATCGAAAACCCGGGCCAGAACCCCGCCGTCGCCAATGCGATCAGCGATCTGGCCGCCCGTTACGGCCTGATGCTGAGCGCTACCGCTCCGGTCACCTCCGGCTTTCTCCAGCCGGGTCAGGCGCGCGTGGTCATCACCCGTGCCACGGCGAGCGTGCCGGGTTGCCCCGACTGGTCGGCCAAATCCGACATGAATTACAACAACGCCACAAGCCCGGGCTACGGCTGCGCCATCAACAGCAACCTGGCTGCGATGATCGCCGATCCGCAGGATCTGCTCGAGGGCAAGAAGGGCGCAAGCGAAACCGTGATCGCCACCTCGAACAAGGCGATCTCGACCTATCGCGAGATGGCACCCACGGGCAAGGATGGCCTGCAGGATGCCGGAACCGCAGCGACCGGAGGAGGTAACTAA
- a CDS encoding pilus assembly protein CpaE has translation MNAPWKSGLPGNRDPFSAYICDDSSLDVIRPVVIELGWQPEKCNKGGLRNAVQSLSVSASPAILLVDLSESGDPLNDINALAEVCEPGTVVIAIGQVNDVRLYRDLLSSGIHDYLLKPLSPQQVHDALNQALAVFMSPKAGDADAAKRHISTAIVGTRGGVGASTLATSLAWLFAEQHKSPTALLDLDVHFGTGALALDLEPGRGLTDAIENPSRIDPLFIERAMVRAGENLSILSAEAPINQPLMTDGSAFVQLEDEFRQAFEMTVIDLPRNMLINFPQLLADVNLVVLACEFTLASARDTIRLLSWLKSNASHAHPMIVANKVQPSLAEISKADFEASIERKVDFVVPYDIKAASNAAKLGQVFVDANRSSKASAAMRQIAERVMGVSTDEMIAMTGEKKSLLGNFDIKAMLAKKPKVDLTKAD, from the coding sequence ATGAATGCTCCCTGGAAATCCGGCTTGCCCGGCAATCGCGATCCCTTCTCGGCCTATATCTGCGACGATAGCTCGCTGGACGTGATCCGTCCCGTGGTGATCGAACTCGGCTGGCAGCCGGAGAAGTGCAACAAGGGCGGCCTGCGCAATGCTGTGCAATCGCTCTCGGTCAGCGCCTCGCCCGCAATCCTGCTGGTCGACCTGTCGGAAAGCGGCGATCCGCTGAACGACATCAATGCGCTGGCTGAAGTGTGCGAGCCGGGAACGGTGGTGATCGCCATCGGCCAGGTCAACGACGTGCGCCTCTACCGCGACCTGCTGTCGAGCGGGATCCATGACTACCTGCTCAAGCCCTTGTCGCCGCAGCAGGTGCATGATGCGCTCAATCAGGCGCTGGCAGTGTTCATGTCGCCCAAGGCCGGCGATGCCGATGCGGCCAAGCGCCACATTTCGACGGCGATCGTCGGAACGCGCGGCGGCGTGGGTGCCTCCACCCTTGCCACCTCGCTGGCCTGGCTGTTCGCCGAACAGCACAAGTCGCCGACCGCACTGCTCGATCTCGATGTGCACTTCGGCACCGGCGCTCTGGCGCTCGATCTGGAACCGGGCCGCGGCCTGACCGACGCGATCGAGAACCCGAGCCGCATCGACCCGCTGTTCATCGAACGTGCGATGGTGCGTGCCGGGGAAAACCTGTCGATCCTGTCCGCCGAAGCTCCGATCAACCAGCCGCTGATGACCGATGGTTCGGCCTTCGTGCAGCTGGAGGACGAGTTCCGGCAGGCCTTCGAGATGACGGTGATCGATCTGCCGCGCAACATGCTCATCAACTTCCCGCAGCTTCTGGCTGACGTGAATCTGGTGGTGCTGGCCTGCGAGTTCACCCTCGCCTCGGCGCGCGACACGATCCGGCTGCTGTCATGGCTCAAGAGCAACGCGAGCCATGCGCATCCGATGATCGTCGCCAACAAGGTTCAGCCGAGCCTCGCCGAGATCAGCAAAGCCGATTTCGAAGCCTCGATCGAACGCAAGGTCGATTTCGTGGTGCCTTACGACATCAAGGCAGCATCGAACGCGGCCAAGCTGGGTCAGGTGTTCGTGGATGCCAACCGTTCGAGCAAGGCAAGCGCCGCCATGCGCCAGATCGCCGAACGCGTGATGGGCGTAAGCACCGACGAAATGATCGCCATGACGGGCGAGAAGAAGTCGCTGCTGGGCAACTTCGACATCAAGGCGATGCTCGCCAAGAAGCCCAAGGTCGATCTGACCAAGGCTGACTAA